The nucleotide sequence CTGGTGCTGGAGCCGGCCGGCGAGGGGGAGTCGATCGCCGGCGAGGGTCTGCGCCGCGTGGTGGAGGGGCTGCGGGAGCGCGGGCTGGTGCCGGTGGCGAGCGTCGGACTGGAAGCGAGCGAGGCGGCAGCCGTTGGCCTCGGTACGCTGCGCAATCTCGAGGCGGGCCGCCGCCCGGCGACGTCCGAGCCCTCGACTGAACCCCCGGCGGACGCCGCCGCTGAGCCCGAGGTGGCTGCGGAGGCCGCCGCCGGGCCGGCGACGGCCGCCGGTGCGGCGCGGATCGTCACCCAGCCGGTGCGCTCGGGGCAGCAGATCTACGCCCGCGGCGGCGATCTGGTGGTCCTGGCCTCGGTGAGCCCCGGTGCAGAGGTGCTGGCGGACGGGCACGTGCACATCTATGGCGCCCTGCGCGGGCGGGCTCTGGCCGGTGTGCAGGGCGACGCCCGGGCGCGCATATTCTGCCAGACGCTGGAGGCCGAGCTCGTCGCCATCGCCGGGCATTACCAGCTGAGCGAGCAGTTCGAGGAAGATCTGCGCGGGCGCGCGGTGGGCATCCGCCTGGATGCCGATGCGCTTCGCGTCGAGGCGCTGTAGCCGCGCGCTGCCCCGCGCGGGAGACAGAACATTTGGGGGCGGCGCCGCGGGGCGCCGGAGAACCGCATTCCGGAGGTGCAAGCAGTGGCGAAAATCGTCGTCGTGACATCCGGCAAGGGTGGGGTCGGCAAGACCACCACCAGCGCCGCGCTGGGAGCAGGTCTCGCAAAGGCGGGGCATCGCACGGTGGTGGTCGACTTCGATGTCGGCCTGCGCAACCTGGATCTGATCATGGGTTGCGAGCGCCGCGTGGTGTACGACTTCGTCAACGTCATCAACGGCGAGGCGAACCTGAACCAGGCCGTGATCCGCGACAAGCGGGTGGAAGGGCTGGCGATCCTGCCTGCCTCCCAGACCCGGGACAAGGACGCGCTTACCCTGGAGGGCGTGCAGAGCGTGCTCGAATCGCTCGCCGAGGACTATGACTACGTCGTCTGCGACTCGCCCGCCGGCATCGAGCGCGGCGCGCACCTCGCCATGTACTTTGCCGACGAGGCCCTGGTAGTGACCAACCCGGAGGTCTCCTCGGTGCGCGACTCCGACCGGGTGCTCGGCCTGCTGGCGAGCAAGACCCGGCGCGCCGAGCAGGGGCTCGATCCGGTGCGCGAGCATCTGCTCATTACCCGTTACGCGCCCTCGCGTGTCGGCAAGGGCGAGATGCTGAGCGTCGAGGACATCCGCGAGATCCTTGCCATCGACCTGCTCGGGGTGATCCCGGAGTCGACGGCGGTGCTCAACGCCTCCAACGCCGGCGTGCCGGTGGTGCTGGAGGACAAGACCGACGCCGGGCAGGCCTATGCCGATGCGGTGGCGCGGTTCCTCGGCGAGACCCGGGAGCATCGCTTCCTTACCGAGAAGAAGGGCTTCCTCGGCCGGCTGTTCGGGAGCTAGCGCCCATGAGCTTTCTCAGCTACTTCCGCTCGCAGAAGAAGCGCTCCGCCGCGGTCGCGAAGGAGCGGCTGCAGATCATCGTCGCCAGGGAGCGCAGCTATCGCGGTGGTCCGGACTACCTGCCGCGACTGCAGGAGGAGCTGCTGCAGGTGATCCGGCGCTACATCGCGGTGGACGACGACGCCGTGCGCATGCAGATCGACCGTGAGGGCGATTGCGAGGTGCTCGAGCTCAACGTCACCCTGCCGGAGGGCGCCGAGCAGAGCCGGGCCGGGGCGGACTCCTAGCCCGCCGGATCCGCGCCCGCAACCGTGGACCGGTGAGATATCCGGGCTGGTCCCGAGTGCGTGAGCCGGGCGCGTTAGCGGCTGCTCTGGGCGGTCACGTCCACGCGCAGGCGCAGGGTCTGTCCCGGCTGCAGATAGCCGCCGGTGCCAAGACCGTTCCACTGCCTCAGCTGGCTGACCGTGACGTTGAAGCGCTGGGCGATGGCGTAGAGCGAATCGCCCTTGCGCACGGTGTAGCGCACTGACTGCAACCGCGCCTCCGGCGCCGCACGGGCGGTGCGCACGGGCTGGGCATCCTCGGTCCAGATGGCGAGTTGCTGGCCGACGCGGAGGGTGTCGCCCGGCGCCATGTTGTTCCAGCCGGCGAGCTCGCGCACACCGACGCCGTGACGGCGGGCGATGCTCCAGAAGCTGTCCCCGGAGCGCACCACGTAGGACTGCCGCTCGCGCCCGGCACGCTGGCGATCCTGCTGAGCGCGCAGGCGCTGGCCGGCGCTGAGTGCGTACTCGCCGCTCGGGCGGCTCGCCACCGGCACCAGCAGGTGGCTGCCGGCACGGATCAGCGAGCCGTTGAGGTCGTTGGCCTCGCGCAGGGCGTCCACGGTGACGTGATAGCGCCGGGCAATGGCGATGAGGCTCTCACCGGGCTGCACCCGATGCCGCTCCCAGCGCAGCCACGACTCCGGCGGCCGCTCCGCCACTGCCGTGCGAAAGGCCTCCGCCAGCTCGAGTGGCAGCACCAGACGGTGCGGACCCTCCGGCGCCGTCGCCCAGCGGTTGTAACCCGGGTTGAGCTGGTAGAGCTGCTCTACCGTGATGCCGGCGAGCTCGGCGGCGAGCGCGAGGTCGATCTGGTGGTCGAGCTCAACGGTGGCGATCTGCGGCTCGTTGGGAATTTCCGGGATGCTGAGGCCGTGGACCTCGGGGGCCTGCACCAGGTCCCGCAGGGCGAGCAGCCGCGGCACGTAGTGCCGCGTCTCCCGCGGCAGGTCAAGGGACCAGAAGTCGCCCGGTCGCCCGGCGGCGCGATTACGCTCGATCGCCCGCATGACCCGGCCCTCACCGGCGTTGTACGCCGCCACGGCCAGCAGCCAGTCGCCGTCGAACAGCTCCGAGAGGCGTTCCAGGTAGTCCAGGGCGGCGTCCGTGGCTGCGAGTACGTCACGGCGGCCGTCGTACCACCAGTTCTGGGTCAGCCCGTAGTGCCGCCCGGTGGCCGGGACGAACTGCCAGATCCCGGCGGCGCGCCCGTGCGAGTAGGCAAAGGGCCGGAAGGCGCTCTCGACCACGGGCAGCAGCGCGAGCTCGGTGGGCAGGTCGCGCGCCTCGATCTGCTCGACGATATGGAAGAGGTAGGGCCTGGCGCGCTCCGCCACGCGGGCCATGTAGTCCGGCCGGGCGGCGAAGTAGCTGAGCTGCTGGCGGACCTTTGGGTCGTCCGCCTCGGGCAGCCGGAAGCCCTCGCGGATGCGCTGCCAGAGGTCGTCAGGGCGCGCCGGAGGGAGTGGGTCGGGCAGTGACGCGGGAGTCTCGAAGCTTACCAGGGCATCGGGCACCAGCGCCGCTGGCAGCTCTGGCGTGGCACCACGCTCGCTGGCGGCCGGGTGCCTCGGACCCGCCGTCTCGTCGGCCGTGTCGAGAATGGCGCAGCCGCCAGCGAGCAGCGCCAGCGCGATGGGAAGGCTCTGCAGAATCTTCTGCACGCCGGGTTCTCCTTGTTATCGGCCCCGGTGACGGGGCGCAGCGACTCCCGGCCGGCCCACCGGGCCGGTACGATCCGAGCCTCATTCCGGTGCGGCGCGCCCCCCGCTATCAGAAGCGATCCTTCCAGGCGCGAATCGCGGCGAATACCTCTTCTGCGGAGGCTAGCCTGCGCCCGGTGTGGGCTTCCGCGCTCTCGATCACGCTTTGCCGGTCCCAGCGCAGGAACGGGTTGGTGGCGAACTCCTCGCCCAGGCGCGAGGGCAGTGTGATGCCGCCGCGACCGCGCTGCTCGCGAACCCGCTCGAGGCGCTCGGCCAGTGCCTGGTTGTCGGGCTCCACCGCCCGCGCGAACTCGAGATTGGCCAGCGTGTACTCATGGCCGCAGTAGAGGCGCGTGTCCTCCGGCAGCTCCCGCAGCGCGGCCAGTGATGCCAGCATCTGTGCGGGCGTGCCTTCGAACAGCCGTCCGCAGCCGCCGGCGAAGAGACTGTCACCGGAGAACAGGACGCCATCGCCGAGAAAGGCGATATGGCCGGCGGTGTGGCCGGGGACGGCCAGCACCTCGAGCTCGGTGGTCAGCCCGGGGGCGGCGAAGCGCTCGCCGGCCTGCAGACCGCGGGTACGCGCCGGAATGGTTTCGTCCGCGGGTCCGAGCACCGGCACATCGCCGCCCGCAAGCTCGGCGACACCGCCGACGTGATCGGGGTGATGATGCGTGATCAGGATGCCGGTGAGGGTGGCGCCCATGGCCTCCAGGGCGCGGCGCACCGGGGCCGCCTCACCCGGATCGACGACGACGGCGCTGGTGCCCTCGCTTTCGCGGAGCAGCCAGGCGTAGTTGTCCCTGAGCAGCGGTATGGGAGTGATTTCCAGCATGCTCGCATGCTAACCGCTCGCCGTAGGCGGCTCAATCGGACGGCTGACGCGGCCCTTCGGGTCGGGGTACTCTGTCCGGTGTTTGTCAGGGCACCGGCAGGGCCCCACAGAGGATCGATACGCACCACCATGAAGCCGCTGCACGCCTGGTTCCGGACTCCCCTTGGCGAGGACCTCGCGCGCACGGAGTGCCGCATGCTCTCGCGGCGGCTGGCGGCGCTGCGTGCACGCCGCATCCTGCAGATCGGCGCCTACGGCACCGGCGAGTCGCCGGCGGTGTTCGGCGAGGCCCGCCAGTGGCTGCTGGACGATTGGCCCGGCGGCCCGGTGGATGTGGCCGGAGAACCGGAGCAGCTGCCCCTCCTCTCGGAGAGCGTGGACGTGGTGGTGGTCGTCCACCAGCTCGAGTTCAGTCGCTGGCCGCATCAGATCCTGCGCGAGGCGGTGCGGGTGCTCGCGCCCGAAGGGCATCTGCTGGTGGTGAGCTTCAACCCGTTCAGCCTCTGGGGGCTCCGCCGCCTGCTCTACGGTCGCTATGGGCGGCCGCCGTGGACCGGGCGCTTCCTGCCGCCGCCGCGCGTCGCGGACTGGATGATGCTGCTTGGCCTGACCGTGGAGCGCCACGAAGGGCTCGTGCTGCGGCCGCCGCTGAATCATCGCTGGCTGCTCCGCCAGGGCGGCGGCCACCGGCGCCGCGACGCCCGGCTGGGCCCCTGGCTGCGCTGGGTCGGCGGGGTGAATCTCGCCCTGGGGCAGAAGCGGGTGGCGGCGGTGCGGCCGCCGCCGATGGTGGCGAAGCCGCGACTGGAGGTGATCCCCGGCGGCCTTGCCCAGACGCGAGTGGCGCACGATGCCCGCCGGGTGCGGCATGACCCGCGTTGAGATCTTCACCGACGGCGCCTGCCGCGGCAATCCCGGGCCGGGTGGCTGGGGTGCGCTGCTGCGCGCCGGCGACAACGAGCGCGAGCTGCACGGCGGCGAGGCGCAGACCACGAACAATCGCATGGAGCTGATGGCCGCGATCTGCGCCCTGGAGAGCCTGAAGCGGCCCTGCCGGGTGGACCTCACCACCGACTCCCAGTACCTGCGCAAGGGGATCACCGAGTGGATGCCCGCCTGGAAACGCCGCGGCTGGCGTACCGCCGACCG is from Spiribacter halobius and encodes:
- the minC gene encoding septum site-determining protein MinC; this translates as MASQLDAAQPAFELKGRMATLTVLRVLTRDPESLLAQLDERLAGAPGFFAGMPLVLEPAGEGESIAGEGLRRVVEGLRERGLVPVASVGLEASEAAAVGLGTLRNLEAGRRPATSEPSTEPPADAAAEPEVAAEAAAGPATAAGAARIVTQPVRSGQQIYARGGDLVVLASVSPGAEVLADGHVHIYGALRGRALAGVQGDARARIFCQTLEAELVAIAGHYQLSEQFEEDLRGRAVGIRLDADALRVEAL
- the minD gene encoding septum site-determining protein MinD, translating into MAKIVVVTSGKGGVGKTTTSAALGAGLAKAGHRTVVVDFDVGLRNLDLIMGCERRVVYDFVNVINGEANLNQAVIRDKRVEGLAILPASQTRDKDALTLEGVQSVLESLAEDYDYVVCDSPAGIERGAHLAMYFADEALVVTNPEVSSVRDSDRVLGLLASKTRRAEQGLDPVREHLLITRYAPSRVGKGEMLSVEDIREILAIDLLGVIPESTAVLNASNAGVPVVLEDKTDAGQAYADAVARFLGETREHRFLTEKKGFLGRLFGS
- the minE gene encoding cell division topological specificity factor MinE gives rise to the protein MSFLSYFRSQKKRSAAVAKERLQIIVARERSYRGGPDYLPRLQEELLQVIRRYIAVDDDAVRMQIDREGDCEVLELNVTLPEGAEQSRAGADS
- a CDS encoding LysM peptidoglycan-binding domain-containing protein, yielding MQKILQSLPIALALLAGGCAILDTADETAGPRHPAASERGATPELPAALVPDALVSFETPASLPDPLPPARPDDLWQRIREGFRLPEADDPKVRQQLSYFAARPDYMARVAERARPYLFHIVEQIEARDLPTELALLPVVESAFRPFAYSHGRAAGIWQFVPATGRHYGLTQNWWYDGRRDVLAATDAALDYLERLSELFDGDWLLAVAAYNAGEGRVMRAIERNRAAGRPGDFWSLDLPRETRHYVPRLLALRDLVQAPEVHGLSIPEIPNEPQIATVELDHQIDLALAAELAGITVEQLYQLNPGYNRWATAPEGPHRLVLPLELAEAFRTAVAERPPESWLRWERHRVQPGESLIAIARRYHVTVDALREANDLNGSLIRAGSHLLVPVASRPSGEYALSAGQRLRAQQDRQRAGRERQSYVVRSGDSFWSIARRHGVGVRELAGWNNMAPGDTLRVGQQLAIWTEDAQPVRTARAAPEARLQSVRYTVRKGDSLYAIAQRFNVTVSQLRQWNGLGTGGYLQPGQTLRLRVDVTAQSSR
- the gloB gene encoding hydroxyacylglutathione hydrolase, which gives rise to MLEITPIPLLRDNYAWLLRESEGTSAVVVDPGEAAPVRRALEAMGATLTGILITHHHPDHVGGVAELAGGDVPVLGPADETIPARTRGLQAGERFAAPGLTTELEVLAVPGHTAGHIAFLGDGVLFSGDSLFAGGCGRLFEGTPAQMLASLAALRELPEDTRLYCGHEYTLANLEFARAVEPDNQALAERLERVREQRGRGGITLPSRLGEEFATNPFLRWDRQSVIESAEAHTGRRLASAEEVFAAIRAWKDRF
- a CDS encoding methyltransferase domain-containing protein, with translation MKPLHAWFRTPLGEDLARTECRMLSRRLAALRARRILQIGAYGTGESPAVFGEARQWLLDDWPGGPVDVAGEPEQLPLLSESVDVVVVVHQLEFSRWPHQILREAVRVLAPEGHLLVVSFNPFSLWGLRRLLYGRYGRPPWTGRFLPPPRVADWMMLLGLTVERHEGLVLRPPLNHRWLLRQGGGHRRRDARLGPWLRWVGGVNLALGQKRVAAVRPPPMVAKPRLEVIPGGLAQTRVAHDARRVRHDPR
- the rnhA gene encoding ribonuclease HI, translating into MTRVEIFTDGACRGNPGPGGWGALLRAGDNERELHGGEAQTTNNRMELMAAICALESLKRPCRVDLTTDSQYLRKGITEWMPAWKRRGWRTADRKPVKNRDLWERLDELVNRHQVAWHWVRGHTGHAENERVDALANRGIDEVIRTGSG